In Gemmatimonadota bacterium, the following proteins share a genomic window:
- the dnaJ gene encoding molecular chaperone DnaJ: MSDYYKLLGVPHDADTEQIKKAYRKLALESHPDRNQGSKEAEERFKEVTQAYEVLRDPDKRATYNRYGEQGLKGRAGPGGMGGFDFSDAVDVFMRDFGGFSGLEDIFGMRGARGQRTASRKAQTVRIRLPLTLSEVAHGVTKTLRVALLEECRSCDGSGARAGTAPTLCNVCGGSGEERHVQRSVFGQFVSVQPCQTCQGEGRVIEQRCDACRGEGRARRETEIEVEVPAGVTSENFLTLRRRGSVGPRGGPRGDIVVLLEVEDDPRFVRDGPDLIHELPITFGQAALGDEIEVPTIDGTARVTVPAGIQGGDLLRLRGLGLPELNGHHRGDQLLKILLWTPDELTPEQEEAMRRLREVESPAPERIRRRSHKGFWSRVKEAFSGG; this comes from the coding sequence ATGTCCGACTACTACAAACTGCTCGGCGTGCCGCACGATGCGGACACGGAGCAGATCAAGAAAGCGTACCGAAAGCTCGCGCTCGAGTCTCACCCCGACCGCAACCAGGGTTCGAAGGAGGCCGAGGAGCGCTTCAAGGAAGTCACGCAGGCGTACGAAGTCCTGCGTGACCCCGACAAGCGCGCGACCTACAACCGATATGGGGAGCAAGGCCTCAAGGGTCGAGCGGGGCCGGGCGGCATGGGTGGCTTCGATTTCAGCGACGCGGTCGACGTCTTCATGCGCGACTTCGGCGGCTTCTCGGGGCTCGAGGACATCTTCGGCATGCGCGGCGCCCGCGGGCAGCGTACAGCATCGCGCAAGGCTCAGACTGTTCGAATCCGGCTTCCGCTGACGCTTTCCGAAGTTGCTCACGGGGTCACCAAGACCTTGCGCGTCGCGCTGCTCGAAGAGTGCAGAAGCTGCGATGGTTCGGGAGCGCGGGCGGGCACCGCACCAACTCTGTGCAACGTATGCGGCGGCTCCGGTGAAGAGCGGCACGTCCAGCGTTCGGTGTTCGGACAGTTCGTGAGTGTACAGCCCTGCCAGACCTGCCAGGGCGAAGGGCGTGTGATCGAGCAGCGCTGCGACGCGTGTCGTGGCGAGGGGCGGGCTCGGCGCGAAACAGAGATCGAGGTGGAGGTCCCTGCCGGCGTCACGTCGGAGAACTTCCTCACGCTTCGCAGGCGAGGAAGCGTCGGCCCGCGGGGTGGTCCGCGCGGAGATATCGTGGTCCTACTGGAGGTGGAAGACGATCCGCGCTTCGTTCGGGACGGTCCCGACCTGATTCACGAACTACCGATCACGTTCGGGCAGGCCGCACTCGGCGACGAGATCGAAGTGCCTACGATCGACGGTACCGCGCGAGTGACGGTGCCGGCGGGGATCCAGGGCGGTGACCTTCTGAGGTTGAGGGGACTCGGCCTCCCCGAGCTCAATGGTCACCACCGTGGAGATCAACTGCTCAAGATATTGCTTTGGACTCCTGACGAGCTCACGCCTGAGCAGGAGGAGGCGATGCGTCGCCTCCGTGAGGTCGAGTCGCCCGCGCCAGAGCGGATTCGCCGGCGCTCGCACAAGGGGTTCTGGTCTCGGGTGAAGGAGGCGTTCTCTGGCGGATGA
- the hrcA gene encoding heat-inducible transcription repressor HrcA codes for MDKRELVGDELTDRERHVLDAVVRTYVDTAEPVGSRTISRKFSLGISAATIRNTMSDLEEEGYLFRQHASAGRVPTDIAYRFFVDRLMEPILLTEAERSSLERELDVAGSAVERLVRHATRALSLLSNELGVALAPRLDDAVLEKLELIQVSSNKVLLVVTIRGGVVRTVYVDLPVEVPEKALVTLTLALNERLAGLSLQEIRRTLPQRLRDSHGGQAEAAELLNIFVQSGAELFDLRDLDGTDIHLGHASVLAAQPEFESGDRLKSLIELTERRDLLARTVGNREHRGRVVITIGGEHDSSELADFTLVTSEYRTGDLRGVIGVIGPTRMPYEKIVTIVDYTSTLVTRMLQS; via the coding sequence ATGGACAAACGAGAGCTGGTCGGCGACGAACTGACCGACCGAGAACGCCACGTATTGGATGCTGTGGTACGCACCTACGTGGATACGGCCGAGCCGGTGGGGAGCCGCACGATCTCCCGGAAGTTCAGCCTCGGCATCTCCGCTGCCACGATCCGCAACACCATGAGCGACCTGGAGGAGGAGGGCTACCTCTTCCGCCAGCACGCTTCGGCAGGCCGTGTCCCGACCGACATCGCGTACCGCTTCTTCGTGGATCGGCTCATGGAACCGATCCTTCTGACGGAGGCCGAACGCTCGAGTCTGGAGCGCGAGCTCGACGTGGCGGGGTCTGCGGTCGAGCGACTGGTGCGCCACGCTACGCGAGCGCTAAGCCTCCTATCGAACGAGCTGGGTGTGGCGCTGGCGCCGCGCCTCGACGATGCGGTGCTCGAGAAGCTCGAGTTGATCCAGGTCTCGTCCAACAAGGTTCTTCTGGTGGTGACGATACGTGGCGGTGTCGTGCGTACCGTGTACGTCGACCTCCCTGTGGAAGTCCCCGAGAAGGCGTTGGTGACCCTAACGCTCGCCTTGAACGAGCGGCTTGCCGGCCTGAGCCTGCAGGAGATTCGAAGGACGCTGCCGCAGCGTCTGCGGGACTCACATGGCGGGCAAGCGGAGGCGGCTGAGCTTCTCAACATCTTCGTGCAGTCGGGAGCTGAGCTCTTCGACCTCAGGGACTTGGATGGCACCGACATCCATCTCGGGCACGCAAGCGTGCTGGCGGCGCAGCCGGAGTTCGAGAGCGGTGATCGGCTCAAGAGCCTCATCGAGCTGACCGAGCGTCGGGATCTTCTCGCGCGGACCGTGGGTAATCGCGAGCACCGGGGTCGCGTCGTGATCACGATCGGCGGCGAGCACGACAGCAGCGAGCTCGCCGACTTTACGCTCGTCACCTCGGAGTACAGGACGGGCGACCTCAGGGGCGTGATCGGCGTGATCGGCCCGACGCGCATGCCTTATGAAAAGATAGTTACGATCGTGGACTACACGTCGACACTCGTGACACGCATGCTGCAGAGCTGA
- a CDS encoding 50S ribosomal protein L11 methyltransferase gives MSDASRRWLELSVRCPSVEESIPLLAEGLVDVAGRAAVEQDGWCVTHVREPDDPEAFVTDVRDALVAMTGLADLELRTRWQAHEDWAETWKRGLAPRRITDRLVVRPSWTDFRAGPEDLVIVLDPGMAFGTAEHGTTRGCLRLLDRAVSPGDRLLDVGAGSGILSVAAVLLGAAHVTAVESDELSAEALHANLQNNGGTDRVAVLIEWADAEKLEAWGPVDGLVANLETGLLRPLIGGFRAAVRPGGWLVLSGILDHECDELREETEQLGFTCRAIDRDGEWRSLLFDSTG, from the coding sequence ATGAGTGACGCGAGCCGACGCTGGCTGGAGTTGAGCGTGCGCTGCCCTTCCGTGGAGGAGTCGATCCCGCTCCTCGCGGAGGGGCTCGTCGATGTGGCGGGGCGCGCTGCGGTAGAACAGGACGGGTGGTGCGTGACGCACGTACGCGAACCCGATGACCCGGAAGCTTTTGTCACGGACGTCCGGGACGCACTCGTGGCGATGACCGGACTAGCAGACTTGGAGCTCCGGACTCGGTGGCAGGCTCACGAGGATTGGGCCGAGACCTGGAAGCGGGGGCTTGCTCCGCGCCGGATCACCGACCGGCTGGTGGTGCGTCCGTCCTGGACCGACTTCAGGGCCGGACCGGAGGACCTGGTCATAGTGTTGGATCCGGGGATGGCGTTTGGCACCGCGGAGCATGGCACGACGCGTGGGTGCCTCAGGCTGCTCGACCGTGCCGTATCACCGGGCGATCGACTGCTCGACGTCGGAGCCGGGTCCGGGATTCTGTCGGTGGCGGCGGTACTTCTCGGCGCGGCTCACGTAACCGCGGTGGAGTCCGACGAGCTCTCGGCCGAGGCTTTACACGCGAACTTGCAGAACAACGGCGGGACGGACCGGGTGGCCGTGCTCATCGAATGGGCCGATGCCGAGAAGCTCGAGGCATGGGGTCCGGTTGACGGCCTCGTGGCCAACCTCGAGACCGGCCTTTTGCGGCCGCTGATCGGCGGCTTCCGGGCCGCTGTGCGACCTGGCGGCTGGCTCGTGCTCTCAGGAATCCTCGATCACGAGTGCGATGAGCTGCGTGAGGAGACGGAACAGCTCGGCTTCACGTGCCGGGCGATCGACCGAGATGGTGAATGGCGTTCGCTCCTCTTCGATTCCACCGGTTGA